One Frankia alni ACN14a DNA window includes the following coding sequences:
- the hrpB gene encoding ATP-dependent helicase HrpB — MLPDRAVTGADLPVREVLPALVAALTGGGRPDPVSGSRPDLTGGGRPDPDGDHEPGRHPDPGGGRRDPGGVAVLVAPPGTGKTTLVPLALAGEVTGRVVVAQPRRIAVRAAARRMAWLVGGEVGDAVGYTIRGERRVGPATRVEVVTTGVLVRRLQRDPDLPGTGAVILDECHERHLDADLALAFMLDVRATLRPDLLLLATSATADTPRLAGVLGAPGPPAPVVGAATARFDVEVVWSPPPGPLTPAHGLRVDPRLLDHVAATVGRALRETSGDVLVFLPGAGEIAAVAGRLAGHRDSVDVLALHGRQSGGTQDAALRPGPRRRVVLATAVAESSLTVPGVRVVVDAGLARSPRMDHARGLGSLVTVRVSRSSAGQRAGRAGREAPGRVYRCWSAAEHDRLPAQAEPEVAVADLTGFALDLALWGHPGGDGLGLLSDPPAGAMDAARASLRALGALDDAGRVTPRGRSIAAVGVHPRLAGALLAGAGVVGAGRAADIVAVLSGDGPAGGSGPGSGSDDLLAAWRRLRANADRAASARWREESRRLRSAVAAATAAAAAAAVPADAPAARPGDGVTDDLAAGLVVGLAFPERLARARVPGGTTYLMAGGTAAELAAGSALTGAQWLAVAVADRGVGRASARVRLAVALDEATAREAGAALRRTDEEVAWSGGDVVARRVERLGAIVLTERPLARPDPALLEAAVLDGLRREGLATLRWTRDAAGLRQRLAFCHRFLGAPWPDVADTALLAAAPDWLGPDLAGVRRRADLERIDAGQALRRLLPWPQAARLDALAPERLVVPSGSRVRLDYSDPDGPVLAVKVAEVFGWERVPPVADGRVPVVLHLLSPAGRPVAVTSDLASFWRTGYPRVRAELRGRYPRHPWPDDPTTAPPTRRVTPRARG, encoded by the coding sequence ATGCTGCCCGACCGCGCGGTCACCGGCGCGGATCTACCCGTGCGGGAGGTCCTGCCCGCGCTCGTCGCCGCGCTGACCGGCGGCGGCCGTCCCGACCCGGTCAGCGGTAGCCGTCCCGACCTGACCGGCGGCGGCCGTCCCGACCCGGACGGTGACCACGAGCCAGGCCGCCATCCCGATCCGGGCGGCGGCCGTCGCGATCCGGGTGGGGTCGCGGTGCTGGTCGCACCGCCTGGGACGGGCAAGACGACGCTGGTCCCGCTCGCGCTCGCCGGCGAGGTCACGGGCCGGGTCGTGGTCGCCCAGCCGCGGCGGATCGCGGTGCGGGCGGCGGCGCGGCGGATGGCGTGGCTCGTCGGCGGTGAGGTCGGCGATGCCGTCGGTTACACGATCCGCGGGGAGCGTCGGGTCGGGCCGGCCACCCGGGTCGAGGTGGTCACGACGGGGGTCCTCGTCCGGCGTCTGCAACGCGACCCGGACCTGCCCGGCACCGGCGCGGTGATCCTCGACGAGTGCCACGAACGCCACCTCGACGCCGACCTGGCACTCGCGTTCATGCTCGACGTGCGCGCGACGCTGCGGCCCGACCTGCTGCTGCTCGCGACCTCGGCGACCGCCGACACCCCGCGGCTGGCCGGCGTGCTGGGCGCGCCCGGGCCGCCCGCCCCCGTCGTCGGCGCCGCCACCGCGCGCTTCGACGTCGAGGTGGTCTGGTCTCCGCCGCCGGGACCGCTCACGCCCGCGCACGGCCTGCGCGTCGACCCGCGGCTGCTCGACCACGTCGCCGCGACGGTCGGGCGCGCCCTGCGGGAGACGTCCGGGGACGTGCTCGTCTTCCTGCCCGGCGCCGGCGAGATCGCCGCGGTCGCCGGGCGGCTCGCGGGCCACCGCGACAGCGTCGACGTGCTCGCCCTGCACGGCCGGCAGTCCGGCGGGACCCAGGACGCGGCCCTGCGCCCCGGGCCGCGGCGACGGGTCGTGCTGGCGACCGCGGTGGCGGAGAGCAGCCTCACGGTGCCCGGGGTCCGGGTGGTCGTCGACGCCGGGCTGGCCCGCTCCCCACGCATGGATCACGCCCGTGGGCTGGGCTCGCTGGTGACGGTACGGGTGTCCCGGTCGTCCGCCGGGCAGCGCGCGGGCCGGGCCGGGCGCGAGGCGCCGGGCCGGGTCTACCGCTGCTGGTCCGCCGCCGAGCACGACCGGCTGCCCGCCCAGGCCGAACCGGAGGTCGCCGTCGCCGATCTGACCGGCTTCGCCCTGGACCTCGCGCTCTGGGGTCATCCCGGCGGCGACGGACTCGGCCTGCTCAGCGACCCGCCGGCGGGCGCGATGGATGCCGCCAGGGCGTCCCTGCGCGCGCTCGGCGCGCTCGACGACGCCGGCCGGGTGACGCCGCGGGGGCGATCGATCGCTGCCGTCGGCGTCCACCCCCGGCTTGCCGGCGCCCTGCTCGCCGGCGCGGGCGTCGTCGGCGCCGGGCGCGCGGCCGACATCGTCGCCGTCCTGTCGGGGGACGGCCCGGCGGGCGGCTCCGGACCGGGTTCGGGGTCCGACGACCTCCTCGCCGCGTGGCGCCGCCTGCGGGCGAACGCCGACCGGGCCGCCTCCGCCCGCTGGCGCGAGGAGTCGCGGCGGTTGCGCTCCGCCGTCGCAGCAGCCACCGCAGCCGCAGCCGCAGCCGCCGTCCCCGCCGACGCCCCCGCGGCGCGGCCCGGTGACGGCGTCACCGACGATCTCGCGGCGGGGCTCGTGGTCGGGCTCGCCTTCCCCGAACGGCTCGCGCGGGCCCGCGTCCCCGGTGGGACGACGTACCTGATGGCCGGGGGAACGGCCGCGGAGCTGGCCGCCGGCTCGGCGCTCACCGGCGCGCAGTGGCTGGCCGTCGCGGTCGCGGACCGCGGGGTCGGGCGGGCGTCGGCGCGGGTGCGCCTCGCCGTCGCCCTCGACGAGGCGACCGCGCGCGAGGCGGGCGCGGCGCTGCGGCGCACCGACGAGGAGGTCGCCTGGTCCGGCGGCGACGTCGTCGCCCGCCGGGTGGAGCGCCTCGGGGCGATCGTCCTGACCGAACGCCCGCTGGCCCGGCCCGATCCGGCCCTGCTCGAGGCGGCGGTGCTCGACGGGCTGCGTCGCGAGGGGCTGGCGACGCTGCGCTGGACCCGCGACGCGGCGGGGCTGCGGCAGCGGCTCGCGTTCTGCCACCGGTTCCTCGGCGCACCCTGGCCGGACGTCGCCGACACCGCGCTGCTGGCGGCGGCGCCCGACTGGCTCGGTCCGGATCTCGCCGGTGTCCGCCGCCGGGCGGACCTGGAGCGCATCGACGCCGGCCAGGCACTGCGCCGCCTGCTGCCCTGGCCGCAGGCCGCGCGGCTCGACGCGCTGGCACCGGAGCGGCTGGTGGTGCCGAGCGGGTCGCGGGTGCGCCTCGACTACAGCGACCCCGACGGCCCCGTCCTCGCGGTCAAGGTCGCCGAGGTGTTCGGCTGGGAGCGGGTCCCGCCCGTCGCGGACGGCCGCGTCCCCGTCGTCCTGCACCTGCTCTCCCCGGCGGGTCGTCCCGTCGCCGTGACCAGCGACCTCGCGTCGTTCTGGCGCACCGGCTACCCGCGGGTCCGCGCCGAGCTGCGCGGACGCTACCCGCGCCACCCCTGGCCCGACGACCCCACCACCGCTCCCCCCACCCGCCGCGTCACCCCCCGCGCCCGCGGATAG
- a CDS encoding sigma-70 family RNA polymerase sigma factor produces the protein MDERERLARRFEEHRGHLRAVAYRMLGSLDEADDAVQEAWLRLSRSDVGAVENLAGWLTTVIARICLNMLRARRNRPEDLAGVHVPDPIIDLAPATGAGQPEQEALLAEAVGLALITVLDTLAPAERLAFVLHDLFDLSFDEIAPMVGRSPAAARQLASRARRRVRALDTPVPDADHAVQRRVVDAFFAAARGGDVTSLVAVLDPDVVLRADGGAGRPQASAVVRGARDVARRALLFAQPAAVVHPVLVNGTAGVVITIDGRPVSVMGFVVADERIAEIHALVDAGRLARLDLPARLGLPAQLDLAARLGPADGERARSPRSR, from the coding sequence ATGGACGAACGCGAACGGCTCGCCCGGCGCTTCGAGGAGCACCGCGGGCATCTGCGCGCCGTGGCCTACCGGATGCTCGGCTCCCTCGATGAGGCCGACGACGCGGTGCAGGAGGCCTGGCTGCGCCTGAGCCGATCCGACGTCGGCGCCGTCGAGAACCTCGCCGGCTGGCTGACCACGGTCATCGCGCGGATCTGCCTGAACATGCTGCGCGCCCGCAGGAACCGTCCCGAGGACCTCGCCGGCGTCCACGTGCCCGATCCGATCATCGATCTCGCCCCGGCCACCGGGGCGGGGCAGCCCGAGCAGGAGGCCCTGCTGGCCGAGGCGGTCGGGCTCGCCCTGATCACCGTGCTGGACACCCTGGCTCCCGCCGAGCGACTGGCCTTCGTGCTGCACGACCTGTTCGACCTGTCGTTCGACGAGATCGCGCCGATGGTGGGCCGCTCGCCGGCCGCGGCCCGCCAACTCGCCAGCCGAGCCCGGCGACGGGTGCGGGCGCTGGACACGCCCGTCCCCGACGCCGACCACGCCGTCCAACGCAGGGTCGTCGACGCGTTCTTCGCCGCGGCCCGCGGCGGCGACGTGACGTCCCTGGTCGCGGTGCTCGACCCCGACGTCGTGCTGCGTGCCGACGGCGGGGCGGGCCGGCCGCAGGCCTCGGCGGTGGTGCGCGGGGCGCGCGACGTCGCCCGCCGGGCGCTCCTGTTCGCCCAGCCCGCGGCGGTGGTGCACCCGGTGCTGGTCAACGGCACCGCCGGAGTGGTCATCACCATCGACGGAAGGCCGGTCTCGGTCATGGGATTCGTCGTCGCCGACGAGCGAATCGCCGAGATCCACGCCCTCGTCGACGCCGGCCGCCTCGCCCGGCTCGACCTCCCGGCCCGGCTCGGCCTTCCGGCCCAACTCGACCTCGCGGCCCGGCTCGGGCCGGCCGACGGCGAACGGGCCCGATCTCCACGCTCACGCTAG
- a CDS encoding glycoside hydrolase family 27 protein — protein sequence MTLAGPRSHTADEPHSANAPHAADAPHAANEPHAEGKPHAANEPHAEGDLARGRGRARVAVALGALVVLLLTCLRGDGGGVPLVADSTANRQVSAGLARTPPMGWNSWNAFGGTVRDGDVRAAADALVRSGMRAAGYRYVIVDDGWMAPTRGGDGRLVADPERFPAGIAALAAYVHARGLRFGLYASPGRTTCQGLPGSLGHEAADAATFAAWGVDYLKYDACGYPDLRPAGTDARRWLIAGFGRMRAALDATGRPVVFSINPSAGGDPAAARAWTWAPRVAHLWRVTNDQAPCWASTEPMDGYPGVCTVDNLDAARAWAAAGGPGHWNDLDMLTIGLTPTTANPGVRELAGLATATPAAALDDTEARGELSVWSMLASPLLAGNDLTRMTATTAAILTNAAVLAIDQDPLGAAPVPVPRRDGLALWTRPLADGDTAVLAVNRSDSPRAATLTRAELALPATAAGYRATDLWTGTITTLAGGPLPLTLAPHAAALLRLTSAKPAPARSAAAGPTPAGP from the coding sequence GTGACCCTCGCCGGTCCACGGTCGCACACCGCGGACGAGCCCCACAGCGCGAACGCGCCCCACGCCGCAGACGCGCCCCACGCCGCGAACGAGCCCCACGCCGAGGGCAAGCCCCACGCCGCGAACGAGCCCCACGCCGAGGGCGACCTGGCGCGGGGACGTGGCAGGGCGCGCGTCGCCGTGGCGCTCGGTGCGCTGGTCGTCCTGCTGCTGACGTGCCTGCGCGGCGATGGCGGCGGCGTCCCGCTCGTCGCCGACTCGACGGCGAACCGACAGGTCTCGGCGGGGCTCGCCCGCACCCCGCCGATGGGCTGGAACTCGTGGAACGCCTTCGGCGGGACCGTGCGCGACGGCGACGTCCGAGCCGCCGCCGACGCCCTGGTGCGCTCGGGGATGCGTGCCGCCGGCTACCGCTACGTGATCGTCGACGACGGGTGGATGGCGCCGACCCGCGGCGGCGACGGGCGCCTCGTGGCCGATCCGGAGCGGTTTCCCGCCGGCATCGCCGCCCTCGCCGCCTACGTGCACGCCCGGGGCCTGCGGTTCGGCCTCTACGCCTCCCCCGGCCGCACCACCTGCCAGGGACTGCCCGGCAGCCTCGGCCACGAGGCCGCCGACGCCGCCACCTTCGCCGCGTGGGGGGTCGACTACCTCAAGTACGACGCCTGCGGCTACCCGGACCTGCGCCCGGCCGGTACCGACGCCCGCAGGTGGCTGATCGCCGGGTTCGGTCGGATGCGCGCCGCGCTCGACGCCACCGGCCGGCCCGTCGTGTTCAGCATCAACCCGTCGGCGGGCGGCGATCCCGCGGCCGCGCGGGCGTGGACCTGGGCGCCGCGGGTCGCCCACCTGTGGCGGGTCACCAATGATCAGGCTCCCTGCTGGGCGTCCACCGAACCGATGGACGGCTACCCGGGCGTCTGCACGGTGGACAACCTCGACGCCGCCCGCGCCTGGGCGGCCGCCGGCGGCCCAGGCCACTGGAACGACCTGGACATGCTGACGATCGGCCTGACCCCGACCACGGCCAACCCCGGGGTGCGCGAACTGGCCGGCCTCGCCACCGCAACCCCGGCGGCCGCCCTCGACGACACCGAGGCCCGCGGCGAGCTGAGCGTCTGGTCGATGCTCGCCTCCCCGCTGCTCGCAGGCAACGATCTGACCAGGATGACCGCGACGACGGCCGCGATCCTCACGAACGCCGCCGTGCTCGCCATCGACCAGGACCCGCTCGGCGCCGCGCCGGTGCCGGTGCCCCGCCGCGACGGTCTCGCGCTGTGGACCCGGCCGCTGGCCGACGGCGACACGGCCGTGCTGGCCGTCAACCGGAGCGACTCCCCCCGCGCGGCGACTCTCACCCGGGCCGAGCTGGCCCTGCCGGCAACCGCCGCCGGCTACCGCGCCACCGACCTGTGGACGGGCACGATCACCACCCTTGCCGGCGGCCCGCTGCCCCTGACCCTCGCGCCGCACGCCGCCGCCCTGCTCCGCCTCACCTCCGCCAAGCCCGCCCCCGCCAGATCCGCCGCGGCGGGACCCACCCCGGCCGGACCCTGA
- a CDS encoding NAD(P)-binding domain-containing protein, protein MAETMTLRAGVVGLGMIGGGVAVSMARRGRVPAVHDVRPDASAALPGVGDPLGSPAEVARSSDVVMVAVVTADQARDVIGGENGLLAGAHPGLTIVLLSTVELAVVHELAALCAEHDVGFLDCGVTPGDRAADHGMVAIVGGDEATVEAARPVLDDWARRVVHCGPLGAGMVTKIARNVVTYGSWRAVFEASALARAAGVNPARLAEVIDTADPEGHTLLTLLRLRGGDDRLPQAAGRKIQPLMTKDLDAARDLATALDVDVPLVEAARTHADQTLDLPDPHSQHNPQHPQHPQHPDSPHNPHGNPPSSHSPLNRDDPHVPHVLGDSNDPRGSRDWDVTADLDDGPHRYGLEMMDQVYGPGFSAGVQGGHDPFTDETVNYLFAQVWGRPGLSVRDRRLLTLGVAATVGRPELVQIIATGGLVNDELTPDQLREAVLHLAVYTGWCKATATHAGVTAAVEAHTAGKGHSADGAHTADRGHTGDGAHTAKEQTR, encoded by the coding sequence ATGGCGGAGACGATGACACTGCGGGCCGGTGTGGTGGGGCTGGGGATGATCGGCGGCGGGGTCGCCGTCAGCATGGCCCGGCGCGGCCGGGTTCCCGCGGTCCACGACGTCCGGCCAGATGCGTCGGCGGCCCTGCCCGGTGTCGGCGACCCGCTGGGCTCGCCCGCGGAGGTGGCGCGCAGCAGCGACGTCGTGATGGTCGCCGTCGTCACCGCCGACCAGGCGCGCGACGTCATCGGCGGGGAGAACGGGCTGCTGGCGGGCGCCCACCCGGGCCTGACGATCGTCCTGCTGTCGACCGTGGAGCTGGCGGTCGTCCACGAGCTCGCGGCCCTGTGCGCCGAGCACGACGTGGGCTTTCTGGACTGCGGGGTGACCCCGGGCGACCGGGCGGCGGACCACGGCATGGTCGCCATCGTCGGCGGGGACGAGGCCACCGTGGAGGCCGCGCGGCCCGTGTTGGACGACTGGGCGAGGCGCGTCGTGCACTGCGGCCCGCTCGGCGCCGGGATGGTCACGAAGATCGCCCGCAATGTCGTCACCTATGGCAGCTGGCGTGCCGTGTTCGAGGCTAGCGCCCTCGCACGCGCCGCGGGTGTGAACCCCGCCCGGCTCGCCGAGGTCATCGACACCGCCGACCCCGAGGGTCACACCCTGCTCACCCTGTTGCGGCTGCGCGGCGGCGACGACCGGCTGCCGCAGGCAGCCGGTCGAAAGATCCAACCGCTGATGACCAAGGACCTCGACGCGGCCCGCGACCTCGCGACCGCCCTGGACGTCGACGTGCCCCTGGTCGAGGCGGCCCGGACCCACGCCGACCAGACTCTCGACCTGCCCGACCCGCACAGCCAGCACAACCCACAGCACCCACAGCACCCACAGCACCCGGACAGCCCACACAATCCGCACGGTAACCCGCCTAGTTCCCATAGCCCGCTCAACCGGGATGATCCACACGTCCCGCACGTCCTGGGTGACTCGAATGACCCGCGCGGCTCGCGCGACTGGGACGTCACCGCCGACCTCGACGACGGCCCGCACCGGTACGGCCTGGAGATGATGGATCAGGTCTACGGCCCCGGCTTCAGCGCCGGCGTGCAGGGCGGGCACGACCCCTTCACCGACGAGACGGTGAACTACTTGTTCGCCCAGGTCTGGGGCCGACCCGGCCTGTCCGTGCGGGACCGCCGGCTGCTCACCCTCGGCGTCGCGGCGACCGTCGGCCGCCCCGAACTGGTCCAGATCATCGCCACCGGCGGGCTGGTCAACGACGAGCTCACGCCCGACCAGCTCCGCGAGGCCGTCCTGCACCTGGCGGTCTACACCGGCTGGTGCAAGGCCACCGCCACCCACGCCGGCGTCACCGCCGCAGTCGAGGCCCACACCGCCGGCAAGGGCCACTCAGCCGACGGAGCCCACACGGCCGACCGAGGCCACACCGGCGACGGAGCCCACACCGCGAAGGAGCAGACGAGATGA
- a CDS encoding carboxymuconolactone decarboxylase family protein, translated as MAARMRNPAAVIPEAWPAIAALNAASETGGVPAATLALVHLRVSQINGCSACVDAGFRDALKGGETAQRLGAVAAWRETSYYDDAERAALALAEAATRLSDRTDPVPDDVWAEAVGHYDDRGLAALILKIATTNVFNRLNAVTKQVAGSWG; from the coding sequence GTGGCAGCACGGATGAGGAACCCGGCGGCGGTCATCCCCGAGGCGTGGCCGGCGATCGCGGCCCTGAACGCGGCCAGCGAGACGGGCGGCGTGCCGGCGGCGACCCTCGCGCTGGTGCATCTGCGGGTCAGCCAGATCAACGGCTGCAGTGCCTGCGTGGACGCCGGCTTCCGCGATGCACTGAAGGGCGGGGAGACCGCGCAGCGGCTCGGCGCCGTGGCGGCCTGGCGGGAGACGAGCTACTACGACGACGCCGAGCGGGCCGCGTTGGCCCTCGCCGAGGCCGCCACCCGGCTCAGCGACCGCACCGACCCCGTCCCCGACGACGTCTGGGCCGAGGCGGTCGGGCACTACGACGACCGAGGCCTGGCCGCACTGATCCTCAAGATCGCGACGACGAACGTCTTCAACCGGCTGAACGCCGTCACGAAGCAGGTCGCCGGCTCCTGGGGATAG
- a CDS encoding NAD(P)/FAD-dependent oxidoreductase produces MSAVAPSRVTIVGASAAGLSVAEALRRGGYPGRLTLIGDEPHLPYDRPPLSKQLLSGAWDADRLRLRNAGALDALGLDLRLGAAAVTLDTEAREVALADGDRVGYDALVLATGAAARRLPGTDGVAGVHVLRTLEDALDLRRELRPGRRLVIVGAGFVGAEAAAVARKLGAEVTMVTDAPVPLADALGPDLGAMLAEVHAEHGVRIISGVRVDAVLTQGGRASGVRLADGRTVEADAVLVGIGARPNTGWLAASGVAVGDGVECDATLHAGSGVWAAGDVVSWPHPRTGERIRIEHRANATEQGLAVARNILAGPAHATPFDPLPYVWSDQYDLKIQIYGRIRGCDQVRVVEGSLAERRLTALYGRDGTVRAVAGVNMPRATRGYRPLVAEQAPWPRATDTVPAPSADKTPSTGQAPGTGQAPGTGQAPGTGQAPGTGQAPGTGQAPSGRQVPSARQVPVADSAPGSGSAIKDERALGDAVALSGRDA; encoded by the coding sequence GTGAGCGCGGTGGCCCCGTCGCGGGTCACCATCGTCGGCGCCTCGGCCGCCGGTCTGAGCGTCGCGGAGGCCCTGCGACGCGGCGGCTACCCCGGGCGGCTGACGCTCATCGGCGACGAGCCCCACCTGCCCTACGACCGGCCCCCGCTGTCCAAGCAGCTGCTGTCCGGCGCGTGGGACGCCGACCGACTGCGGCTGCGCAACGCCGGGGCACTGGACGCGCTCGGGCTCGACCTGCGGCTGGGCGCCGCGGCCGTCACCCTGGACACCGAGGCGCGCGAGGTCGCCCTGGCCGACGGCGACCGGGTCGGCTACGACGCGCTCGTCCTGGCCACCGGGGCCGCCGCCCGTCGGCTGCCGGGCACCGACGGCGTCGCCGGCGTACACGTCCTGCGCACGCTCGAGGACGCACTCGACCTGCGTCGGGAGCTGCGGCCCGGCCGCCGGCTGGTGATCGTGGGCGCCGGATTCGTCGGCGCCGAGGCGGCCGCCGTCGCCCGGAAACTGGGCGCCGAGGTCACCATGGTGACCGACGCTCCGGTGCCGCTGGCCGACGCGCTCGGCCCCGACCTGGGCGCCATGCTCGCCGAGGTCCACGCCGAGCACGGGGTACGGATCATCTCCGGCGTCCGGGTCGACGCCGTCCTGACCCAGGGTGGCCGGGCCAGCGGGGTGCGGCTGGCCGACGGCCGGACCGTCGAGGCCGACGCCGTGCTGGTCGGCATCGGCGCCCGTCCCAACACCGGCTGGCTCGCGGCAAGCGGCGTCGCCGTCGGGGACGGGGTGGAGTGCGACGCCACCCTCCACGCCGGTTCGGGCGTGTGGGCGGCGGGCGACGTCGTCTCGTGGCCGCACCCGCGCACCGGTGAGCGCATCCGCATCGAGCACCGCGCGAACGCCACCGAGCAGGGCCTGGCCGTCGCCCGCAACATCCTCGCCGGGCCGGCGCACGCGACTCCCTTCGATCCGCTTCCGTACGTCTGGTCCGACCAGTACGACCTGAAGATCCAGATCTATGGCCGGATCCGGGGCTGCGACCAGGTACGGGTTGTCGAGGGCAGCCTCGCCGAACGCCGGCTGACGGCGCTGTACGGCCGCGACGGCACAGTCCGCGCCGTCGCCGGCGTCAACATGCCGCGGGCCACGCGCGGGTACCGCCCGCTGGTCGCCGAGCAGGCCCCATGGCCGCGCGCGACCGACACCGTGCCGGCCCCCAGCGCAGATAAGACCCCGAGCACAGGTCAGGCCCCGGGCACAGGTCAGGCCCCGGGCACAGGTCAGGCCCCGGGCACAGGTCAGGCCCCGGGCACAGGTCAGGCCCCGGGCACAGGTCAGGCACCGAGCGGACGTCAGGTCCCGAGCGCACGTCAGGTCCCGGTCGCGGACTCGGCCCCCGGCAGCGGCTCGGCGATCAAGGACGAGCGGGCACTCGGTGACGCAGTGGCGCTCAGTGGAAGGGACGCGTGA
- a CDS encoding cytochrome P450, protein MTTRHLIDQPISRDLAHPLDPPAAYTELRENQPVVRARFPNGSTGWLVTRFEEGSQVFSDPRFSAKRRRHDTPEGEQAEAGDDAPFDAGFVMMDEPDHGVYRRLLTARFTPKAVQTRLQPYLDRIVAEHLDAIAAGPETFDFVQALSLPIPCLVICELLGVPYADRDGFHHATEVMMDTGVSRAERDRGAHWLVDYITALVADKRRTGDTEGILAELIGKADDEGSILSERQLVGLGVLLLFAGHDTTAAMMGLSTLTLLTHPEQRRDLTEHPERIGTAVEELMRYLTIVQFGLGRVAAQDVELGGAHIGRGELVVVAMNAANRDPRVFADPDALDLDRTMVRHLGFGYGVHACLGQNVARAELRTVLPALFRRFPHLRLATPPNEVPMDFTGTNYGVRKLMVTR, encoded by the coding sequence ATGACGACGCGGCACCTCATCGACCAGCCCATCTCCCGCGACCTGGCCCATCCCCTCGATCCGCCCGCGGCGTACACCGAGCTGCGCGAGAACCAGCCCGTGGTCAGGGCGCGCTTCCCCAACGGCTCCACCGGCTGGCTGGTCACCCGCTTCGAGGAGGGCAGCCAGGTCTTCAGCGATCCCCGCTTCAGCGCGAAGCGCCGCCGCCACGACACCCCCGAGGGCGAGCAGGCCGAGGCCGGGGACGACGCGCCGTTCGACGCGGGCTTCGTGATGATGGACGAGCCCGACCACGGCGTCTACCGCCGGCTGCTCACCGCCCGCTTCACCCCGAAGGCGGTACAGACCAGGCTCCAGCCCTACCTGGACCGGATCGTCGCCGAGCATCTCGACGCCATCGCCGCCGGGCCCGAGACCTTCGACTTCGTCCAGGCCCTGTCGCTGCCCATCCCGTGCCTGGTGATCTGCGAACTGCTCGGCGTCCCCTACGCCGACCGTGACGGCTTCCACCACGCCACCGAGGTGATGATGGACACGGGCGTCAGCCGCGCCGAGCGCGACCGTGGGGCCCACTGGCTGGTCGACTACATCACCGCGCTGGTCGCGGACAAGCGCCGCACCGGCGACACCGAGGGCATCCTCGCCGAACTGATCGGCAAGGCGGACGACGAGGGGTCGATCCTGAGCGAGCGGCAGCTCGTCGGCCTCGGCGTCCTGCTGCTGTTCGCCGGGCACGACACCACGGCCGCCATGATGGGCCTGTCCACGCTCACCCTGCTCACCCACCCGGAGCAGCGCCGGGACCTGACCGAACATCCGGAACGGATCGGGACCGCGGTCGAGGAGCTCATGCGCTACCTGACCATCGTCCAGTTCGGCCTCGGCCGGGTCGCCGCGCAGGACGTGGAACTCGGCGGCGCCCACATCGGCAGGGGCGAGCTGGTCGTGGTCGCCATGAACGCCGCCAACCGCGACCCCCGCGTGTTCGCCGACCCCGACGCACTCGACCTCGACCGAACCATGGTCCGTCACCTGGGCTTCGGCTACGGCGTCCACGCCTGCCTCGGCCAGAACGTCGCCCGCGCGGAACTGAGGACCGTCCTGCCCGCGCTTTTCCGGCGCTTCCCCCACCTGCGCCTCGCCACCCCGCCGAACGAGGTCCCGATGGATTTCACCGGCACCAACTACGGCGTCCGCAAACTCATGGTAACCCGCTGA